A single genomic interval of Saccharospirillum mangrovi harbors:
- the fis gene encoding DNA-binding transcriptional regulator Fis — protein MSLDTFVTDSSNAQPQHNDTFQVDTSKEQPQTLRDSVEVAMRNYFAHLEGQDVANVYQMVMSEVEAPMLEAVMRFCRDNQTKASKVLGLNRGTLRKKLKQYGLL, from the coding sequence ATGAGCCTCGACACCTTCGTCACCGATTCTTCCAACGCCCAGCCACAGCACAACGACACCTTCCAGGTCGATACATCCAAAGAACAACCGCAAACCCTGCGCGACAGCGTTGAAGTGGCGATGCGCAATTATTTTGCTCATCTGGAAGGCCAGGACGTGGCCAACGTTTACCAGATGGTGATGAGTGAAGTGGAAGCGCCGATGCTCGAAGCGGTGATGCGATTCTGCCGCGACAACCAGACCAAAGCCTCGAAAGTGCTCGGCCTCAACCGCGGCACCTTGCGTAAGAAACTCAAGCAATACGGCCTGCTGTAA
- the dusB gene encoding tRNA dihydrouridine synthase DusB has product MAGVTDRPFRTLCRELGAGLVVSEMVTSDTRLWDTAKSRQRLDHDGEAGPISVQIAGGDAQMMAEAARANVAGGAQIIDINMGCPAKKVCNKAAGSALMRDEPLVREILEAVVAAVDVPVTLKTRTGWAPDQRNAVRIARMAEDIGIQALAVHGRTRADAYRGDAEYDTIAAVKAAVSIPVLANGDIDGPLKAAEVLRYTGADGVMIGRAAQGNPWIFAAINDYLATGELRPAPELNVVAQTLHDHVQELHRFYGDYLGARIARKHVGWYLKDQQVDRPTLKAFNALEQPTAQLQWLNQLFDRLISLKETAA; this is encoded by the coding sequence ATGGCCGGTGTGACCGATCGTCCGTTTCGCACACTGTGCCGTGAATTGGGTGCGGGTTTGGTGGTATCGGAAATGGTTACCAGCGACACCCGGTTGTGGGACACCGCCAAGTCGCGGCAACGTCTGGATCACGATGGCGAAGCCGGACCGATCAGCGTGCAGATTGCCGGTGGCGACGCTCAGATGATGGCCGAGGCGGCGCGCGCCAACGTAGCGGGCGGCGCCCAGATTATCGACATCAACATGGGTTGCCCGGCGAAAAAGGTGTGCAACAAAGCCGCCGGTTCCGCGCTGATGCGCGATGAGCCTTTGGTACGCGAGATTCTTGAAGCCGTGGTAGCCGCTGTCGATGTGCCGGTCACATTAAAGACCCGCACCGGCTGGGCACCGGATCAGCGCAATGCGGTACGCATCGCGCGCATGGCCGAAGACATCGGCATTCAGGCGTTAGCGGTGCACGGCCGTACCCGGGCCGATGCGTATCGCGGTGATGCTGAGTACGACACCATTGCCGCTGTGAAAGCCGCGGTGTCGATTCCGGTGCTGGCAAACGGCGACATCGATGGCCCGCTCAAGGCGGCCGAGGTGCTGCGTTACACCGGCGCCGACGGCGTGATGATTGGCCGCGCAGCACAGGGCAACCCGTGGATTTTCGCGGCCATCAACGACTACCTGGCGACCGGCGAATTGCGACCGGCGCCCGAACTGAACGTTGTTGCGCAGACGTTGCACGACCACGTACAGGAACTGCACCGTTTTTACGGCGACTATCTGGGCGCCCGCATCGCCCGCAAACACGTAGGCTGGTACCTCAAGGACCAGCAGGTGGACCGCCCCACCCTCAAAGCATTCAATGCCCTGGAGCAGCCAACGGCCCAGCTTCAGTGGTTGAACCAATTGTTTGATCGTTTGATTTCTTTAAAGGAAACAGCCGCATGA
- a CDS encoding DUF3426 domain-containing protein, protein MAETFITQCPHCSTSFRITDEHLAVANGSVRCGACLQVFSARNHLLKGNFKSKATPNQPPAKSSAPTKPARAATAKADPDGDDFPFEDDPNDDFEDFIFADDDDLLSENTDDELDELSDAFRDLSDDAPARPAAKPKQTPPKAPEARPSEISPAEPSFNIDPDSDDEVESAWVLDDDDDQDDEPETSGSHAAQLAQQLSTTDFDFSADAYSSRRRWPSLMIIVLLLVTLTGELAWWQMDRYARLDPWRGFYQTACDVMGCELPPQQDLANVKPSNVLVRNHPTVANVKLLDAILTNQAPFRQPFPTLILEYTDINGARVADQAFLPSDYLRGELTGIKLMPTNTRIYVSIPFQAPSADAINYQLRTAPGPG, encoded by the coding sequence ATGGCTGAAACCTTCATTACCCAGTGCCCACATTGCAGTACCTCTTTTCGCATTACCGATGAGCATCTTGCCGTTGCCAATGGTTCAGTGCGTTGCGGTGCGTGCTTGCAGGTATTCAGCGCGCGCAACCATTTGCTGAAAGGCAATTTCAAAAGCAAGGCCACGCCGAATCAGCCACCGGCTAAATCATCCGCGCCGACCAAACCGGCACGCGCAGCAACCGCCAAAGCCGATCCGGATGGCGACGATTTTCCGTTTGAAGACGATCCGAACGACGACTTCGAAGATTTTATTTTTGCCGACGACGATGACCTGCTGTCGGAAAACACCGACGACGAACTGGACGAACTCAGCGACGCCTTCCGCGATTTAAGCGACGACGCGCCGGCACGCCCCGCCGCCAAACCCAAACAAACGCCACCCAAAGCACCGGAAGCCAGACCTTCCGAAATCAGCCCCGCAGAACCCAGCTTCAACATCGACCCGGACTCGGACGACGAAGTGGAATCCGCCTGGGTTCTGGACGACGACGATGACCAGGACGACGAACCGGAAACCAGCGGCAGCCACGCAGCGCAATTGGCGCAACAGCTGAGCACGACGGATTTCGATTTCAGCGCCGACGCCTATTCGTCCCGCCGCCGCTGGCCGAGCCTGATGATCATCGTATTGCTGCTGGTTACGCTGACGGGCGAGTTGGCCTGGTGGCAGATGGACCGCTACGCCCGGCTCGACCCCTGGCGCGGTTTTTATCAAACCGCTTGCGATGTCATGGGGTGTGAATTGCCACCGCAACAAGACCTGGCAAACGTCAAACCCAGCAACGTGCTGGTACGCAATCACCCGACGGTGGCAAACGTCAAATTGCTCGATGCCATTTTGACCAACCAGGCACCGTTCCGGCAGCCGTTCCCGACGCTGATTCTGGAATACACCGACATCAACGGAGCGCGCGTCGCCGACCAGGCCTTCCTGCCCAGCGACTATCTGCGCGGTGAACTGACTGGCATCAAACTGATGCCGACCAATACGCGCATTTATGTGTCGATTCCGTTCCAGGCGCCCAGCGCCGACGCCATCAACTATCAGCTGCGCACCGCGCCTGGCCCCGGCTGA